DNA from Vibrio alfacsensis:
CGCAATGACATCACTTCGGCTATTAGTCCTCAAGATATTAGTATTCTGGCCCGTAAGCTGTATGCGGCATTTGAAGTGCTGCCAGGTAAAGTAACGCTGCTTAACCCCCAAATCTCCCCTGATTTGCATGAACCCGATCTTAGCTTTATCGAAGTGAAAGAAGGGAAAGTAAATAAATCAGGGTGGTATCTGTATAAACAGCCTTTGATTGCACATCGAATTCTTGGTCAGCCGAGTTTAGAACACCACGAGTACTTAAGTAAGTTGGTGTCTTGGGCGTTTTTCAATGGCTTGATCACAGAATCAACGCGTTTGCACGCTGTTGTACGCGAAGCTTCAGCTTGATATTGATAAGTTCTACCAAATGGTGAGTGATTTACGTAATACATTCTCGTTGCGTAAACGTCGCCCGACCATGCAGGCTCTAGCGAGTCCTTGTGAAATTAGCCAACTGGCGATGTTCATTAACTTTGAAAATGATCCAACTTCAGAGTTGTCTGGCCGCTCGCTGAAAGTGGATGTGAAGAACATTGACGTCTTCAGTTTTGGCCCTGAACAAATCAACTTAGTTGGCAGTGTCGATTTGGTTTATCGTAACTCATGGCATGAAGTGCGAACGCTGCATTTTAAGGGTGAGACGGCGATGCTCGATGCCCTGAAGACTATTCTGGGTAAGATGCACCAAGATGCGATACCGCCAGAATCGGTTGATGTATTTTGCTATGCGAAGAATATGCGTGGCGTGATGCGCAATAAGGTCTATCAAATGTTGGCTGAGTGCATTGATTTACGTTTGAAACCGGTTGAGCAAGAAAAACGTCGCCGCTTTAAGGCAATGCGCCTTGGCAACCAAACATACGGTTTGTTCTTTGAACGTCGTGGTGTGTCTGTACAGAAATTGGAAAACTCGGTTGATTTTTACCGTAGTATTTCGACCAACAAGCTGAAAGGCTCTCCATTATTGATGTTGGATCGCGAGCAAGAATATCAACTACCTGAAGTGGTCGATGGATTCGCGAGTGAGGGCTTGGTGCAGTTTTTCTTCGAGGATACCGAAGAGGGGTTCAATATTTACGTGCTGGATGAGTCAAACCAAGTTGAGGTGTATCACCAGTTTAGCGGCTCGAAAGATGAGATGATTGCATCGGTGAATAGCTTTTACACGTCCGTGAAAGATGATAATCGAGTCTCGTCTAAGCTGATCAACTTTAATCTGCCCCAGTACTATCAGATTATTCGCCCGGAAGAGGGCAATACCTACATCATCCCTTACCGAAATGACGGTTGCACGCCCACTCGCCCAAGCAAAGTGGTGAATGTGTAAGACGAATAACAAAAAGAGCACATCGGTGCTCTTTTTTCGTTTGATGGCGATTCGTTCAATGCCCCGCTCGATTTAGTCCCAATCGATCACTTCACCGGCGTGCTTTTCACACTCTTCTTTTACCATTTCAAACAGTTCCATGCCCGTTTTGGAACAGGTCCATTTGTTATCGATAAGCTTGAAGTGGAAGCCTCCAGACTTTGAGGCTAGCCATATTTCATGCATTGGCTCTTGGCGGTTAATGATGATTTGACTGCGGTCTTCAAACTCTAATGTCATTACGTTGCCAGACACTTCGTAATCAATGTCTGCGCCTGAATCATCGATGGATTCTTCGATGATTTGTATCTGCGCGTCCACCAGTTGATGAAATTCAGTATCGTTCATCCGTCTATCCTATTGCTTTTCCTGAGTGTGGTGCGATTATAGGGGCATTGATTCAATAATCACGATATGCAAAATGAAAAACTACTTACTGTGTTGTTTGTGATGGTTGCAGCGACGCTTGTCGGTTGCGGTCAATCAGGTTCACTTTACATTCCAGACGACACTCAACAAAACGAGCAGTCACAATAATCAGCCACACCTTAGGGTGAAATCAGGGTTTAGCAATCGAATTAATTAAGGGAAGCGAATTTTGGATTACTTCAATTATCAGGATGATGGCCAGCTTTGGGCTGAAGACGTCTCACTCTATGCTCTTGCTGAGCAATATGGCACACCTCTTTATGTATACTCACGTGCGACACTAGAGCGTCATTGGAATGCATTCGACAGTTCAGTGGGGCAGCACCCACATCTTGTTTGTTATGCAGTAAAAGCAAACTCTAACCTAGGTGTATTGAATGCTTTGGCTCGTTTGGGGTCTGGTTTTGATATTGTCTCAGGTGGTGAGCTAGAACGTGTTATCGCTGCAGGTGGCGATGCGAAAAAAGTGGTGTTCTCTGGCGTTGGTAAGACTCCAGCAGAAATGAAACGTGCTCTCGAGCTTGGCATTAAATGCTTTAATGTTGAATCTGAACCTGAGCTCGAACGCTTGAACCGTGTGGCCGGTGAGTTAGGTGTGATTGCACCGATTTCTTTGCGTATTAACCCTGACGTTGATGCGAAAACGCACCCTTACATTTCGACAGGTCTTCGCGACAATAAATTCGGCATCGCCTTTGACCGTGCGCCTGCGGTGTATCAATTCGCGCAGAGTTTACCGAACCTTAATGTACAAGGTATCGATTGTCATATTGGCTCCCAACTAACCAATATCGAACCATTTATTGATGCGACAGACCGTCTGTTGGCATTGATTGATGATTTGAAAGCACAAGGCATTAATATTCGCCATCTTGATGTTGGTGGTGGTCTAGGCGTCGTTTATCGCGATGAATTACCCCCACAGCCCTCTGATTACGCCAAAGCGCTATTGGCGCGTCTTGAAAATCATCAAGAGCTTGAGCTTATCTTTGAGCCAGGACGGGCGATTGCAGCAAACGCTGGTATTTTGCTCACGCGAGTAGAATTCCTAAAGCACACTGAGCACAAGAACTTTGCGATCATCGACGCAGCGATGAATGATTTAATGCGTCCCGCGCTATATCAAGCATGGCAAGATATCGTGCCTGTCTCACCACGTGATGGTGAGGCACAAACTTACGATCTTGTTGGCCCTATCTGCGAAACAGGCGATTTCTTGGGTAAAGATCGAGCGCTAGTGCTGCAAGAAGGTGATCTACTCGCGGTTCGCTCTGCAGGTGCCTATGGCTTTGTGATGTCTTCGAACTACAATACCCGTACCCGAGCGGCGGAAGTGATGGTGGATGGTACCCAAAGTCATCTTGTTCGCCAGCGTGAGGAGCTGACCAGTTTGTGGCAGCTGGAACAGATTCTACCGGAGTAACACACAACAAATGCATTTCCACTTTTCTAAAATGCACGGTTTGGGCAACGACTTTATGGTCGTCGACTGTATTACCCAGAACGTGTTTTTCTCGCAAGATTTGATCCGTCGCTTGGCGGATCGCAACACGGGCGTCGGCTTTGACCAGTTGCTCGTCGTTGAAGCACCATACGATCCGGAAACCGACTTTCATTACCGCATCTTTAATGCTGACGGTAGTGAAGTAGAGCAGTGCGGAAATGGCGCTCGCTGCTTTGCTCGTTTTGTGCGTTTAAAGGGCTTGACCAATAAATACAGCATCAGCGTAAGCACTAAGAAAGGAAAGATGATCCTCGATATCGAAGATGATGGTGAGGTCACGGTGAATATGGGTATCCCA
Protein-coding regions in this window:
- the lysA gene encoding diaminopimelate decarboxylase, with protein sequence MDYFNYQDDGQLWAEDVSLYALAEQYGTPLYVYSRATLERHWNAFDSSVGQHPHLVCYAVKANSNLGVLNALARLGSGFDIVSGGELERVIAAGGDAKKVVFSGVGKTPAEMKRALELGIKCFNVESEPELERLNRVAGELGVIAPISLRINPDVDAKTHPYISTGLRDNKFGIAFDRAPAVYQFAQSLPNLNVQGIDCHIGSQLTNIEPFIDATDRLLALIDDLKAQGINIRHLDVGGGLGVVYRDELPPQPSDYAKALLARLENHQELELIFEPGRAIAANAGILLTRVEFLKHTEHKNFAIIDAAMNDLMRPALYQAWQDIVPVSPRDGEAQTYDLVGPICETGDFLGKDRALVLQEGDLLAVRSAGAYGFVMSSNYNTRTRAAEVMVDGTQSHLVRQREELTSLWQLEQILPE
- the cyaY gene encoding iron donor protein CyaY, which produces MNDTEFHQLVDAQIQIIEESIDDSGADIDYEVSGNVMTLEFEDRSQIIINRQEPMHEIWLASKSGGFHFKLIDNKWTCSKTGMELFEMVKEECEKHAGEVIDWD
- the lptM gene encoding LPS translocon maturation chaperone LptM, coding for MQNEKLLTVLFVMVAATLVGCGQSGSLYIPDDTQQNEQSQ